The segment TATAGCAAACCATCTTGTGTTCAATGTGATGCTACGCGTCGTGCCTTTGATGCTAAAGGTATTCATTATCGTGTAGTCGATATTTCTCGTGATGAACAAGCATATACTTTTGTTCAATCTCTAGGATATCGTCAGGTTCCTGTGGTTGTTTGTGGTGAAAATCATTGGTCTGGTTTTAGACCAGATATGATTAGCGGTCTTTGTGTTTAATGGGACTTATTGTTTATTATTCGAGTGCAACGGGTAATACTGAACATTTTGTTTCTCAGCTTGATCAACGACTTTTCAAGATTGATAAGAAAAACCCATCTGTGTTAGTTAATGAGCCTTATATATTAGTTGTTCCTACCTATGCAGATGGTGAAGGGAGAGGGGCTGTTCCGAAAGCAGTTATCCGTTTCCTCAATGAGATAGAAAACCGCAAATGGATTCGTGGTGTTATTGGTGGTGGGAATCGCAATTTTGGTCGCTATTATAATTTAGCCAGTAAGATCATTTCTGAAAAATGTTTCGTACCTTGTCTTTATCGTTTTGAGTTACGTGGAACGGATGAAGATGTTATTTGTGTGAAGAAGGGATTGGAAAAATTTTGGAAACAATTGGTATAGAACAATCGCAAAAATCAGGTCAGATTATGGATTATCATGCGTTGAATGCAATGCTTAATCTTTATGATGAAAATGGTCATATTCAATTTGATATGGACAGACTTGCAGCACGACAATATTTTCTTCAGCATGTTAATCAAAACACAGTATTTTTTCATAACTTGAAGGAAAAAATAGATTATTTGATAGAAGAAGGTTATTACGAAAAAGCATTATTTGAGCTTTATGATTTTTCTTTTATCAAAAAGCTTTTTAAACGTGCTTATGCATTTAAGTTTCGTTTTCCTACTTTTTTGGGTGCGTTTAAGTATTATACCAGCTATACACTAAAAACTTTTGATGGAAAACGCTATCTTGAGCGTTATGAAGACCGCGTTTGCCTTGTCGCTTTGTATTTAGCTCAAGGGAATAAAACGCTTGCTGAAATTTTAGTAGACGAGATTATTACAGGTCGATTCCAACCGGCAACACCGACATTTTTGAATGCAGGAAAAAAGCAACGTGGTGAATTGGTCTCATGTTTTTTGTTGCGTGTTGAAGACAATATGGAATCGATAGGGCGTTCGGTCAATTCAGCTTTACAACTCTCAAAACGTGGTGGAGGTGTAGCACTTTGTTTGACCAATTTGCGAGAAGCTGGGGCACCAATCAAGCAAATAGAAAACCAATCTTCAGGAGTCCTACCTGTGATGAAACTTTTGGAAGATTCTTTTTCTTATGCCAATCAACTTGGTGCGCGCCAAGGAGCTGGTGCTGTTTATTTACATGCGCATCATTTAGATATTATGAAATTTTTAGATACAAAGCGTGAGAATGCTGATGAGAAAGTCAGAATCAAAACACTTTCGCTTGGTGTGGTGATTCCTGATATTACTTTTGAGCTTGCACGTAATAATGAGGATATGTATCTATTTTCACCCTATGATATTGAGCGTGTTACAGGGAAACCTTTTAGTGATATTTCTTTAACGGAGCATTATCGCTCTTTTGTTGATACTGCCAAGATTCGTAAAAAGAAAATAAGCGCACGTGTTTTTTTTCAGACATTAGCAGAGATCCAATTTGAATCAGGTTATCCTTATATTTTATTTGAGGATACAGCCAATCGAGCCAATCCAATAGCTGGGCGAATAAGTATGAGCAATTTATGTTCAGAAATTTTGCAGGTAAGTGAAGCGAGTGAACTGGAGACAGATTTAACTTATCGCACTATTGGAAGTGATATATCCTGTAATCTTGGTTCGATGAATATTGCAAAAGCAATGGAAAGTCGTGATTTTGGGCAGACGGTAGAAGCGGCTGTTCGTGCTCTTACGGCTGTTTCTGATATGAGCAATATTGCTTGTGTCCCTTCGATTGCGAAGGGGAATGCTGAGAGTCATGCAATTGGTTTGGGACAAATGAATTTGCATGGTTTTCTAGCGCGTGAACAGATCTATTATGGATCTCCAGAAGCGATTGATTTTACCAATATCTATTTTTATATTGTAACGTATCACGCGATACGTACGTCCAATTTAATTGCACGCGAACGCCAAAAGGTCTTTGTAGGATTTGAGAAATCAGCTTACGCAGATGGTCGTTTTTTTGCAAAATATCTTGAAAAAGAGTGGAAACCACAGTTTGCCCTTGTACAAGAGCTTTTTGCACGGAATAATATCGCTATACCAAACCAAAAGGATTGGCAGGAACTCAAGGATTTAGTTGTTGAGTATGGACTGTATAATCGCAATCTACAGGCTGTTCCTCCTACAGGATCTATTTCCTATATTAATCATGCAACATCTTCTATTCATCCAATAGCTTCAAAGATTGAGATTCGCAAGGAGGGGAAAATTGGACGCGTTTATTACCCCGCTCCTTACATGGACAATACGAATTTGCATTTCTACCAAGACGCTTATGAGATTGGTCCTGAAAAAATTATTGATACCTATGCAGCTGCTACACAGCATGTTGATCAAGGTCTTTCATTAACATTATTTTTTCCGGATACGGCCACCACACGTGATATTAACCGCGCGCAAATTTATGCTTGGAAAAAGGGTATAAAGAGTATTTATTATGTACGGTTACGGCAAGTTGCGTTGAGTGGGACAGAGGTGGATGGCTGTGTTTCGTGTAGTCTATAGGAGAGAATCACATGACAAAGATTACAACTAAGAATCCTGTTGTTTCCGCTGTCAATTGGAATAGATTGCATGATGAGAAAGATCTTGAAGTCTGGAACCGCTTAACTGGAAATTTTTGGTTGCCTGAAAAGGTTCCGCTTTCTAATGATATTCCTTCATGGGCAAGTTTGACTGAGGAAGAACGTCAATTAACAATTCGTGTTTTTACGGGATTAACGCTTCTAGATACGATTCAAAATACGGTAGGAGCCATTTCACTGTTGGCTGATGCGATAACAGAGCATGAGGAGGCAGTGTTAACAAATATTGCCTTCATGGAAGCGGTTCATGCCCGTTCTTATTCCTCTATTTTTTCAACCTTGTGTTCAACAGTGGAAGTTGATGATGCTTTTAGATGGTCAGAGGAAAATGTCCATTTGCAAAAAAAGGCGAGATTAGTGCTTGAACGTTATGAAGCCAATGATCCGCTAAAGAAGAAGATTGCTTCAACTTTTCTGGAGAGTTTCTTATTTTATTCTGGTTTTTATTTACCCATGTATTGGGCGAGTCGCGCTAAATTAACAAATACAGCAGATCTCATTCGACTTATCATTCGTGATGAAGCTGTCCACGGTTATTATATAGGCTATAAATTTCAATTGGGTTTTGCAAAACTTGATGAAGCTGCAAGGCAAGAAATGAAAGATTTTGCTTTTAATTTGCTTTTTGATCTTTACAATATTGAATGCAAATATACAGAAGATCTTTATGATGCACTTGGATTGACAGAAGATGTTAAAGTTTTTCTTCATTATAATGCAAACAAAGCCCTGATGAATTTAGGTTTTGAAGCTCTTTTTCCCCCTGAGGTTTGCCGCGTTAATCCTGCTATTTTAGCGGCGTTGTCACCAAATTCTGATGAAAATCATGACTTTTTTTCAGGTGCCGGTTCTTCTTATGTCATTGGCAAGGCAGTTGCTACCACGGATGATGATTGGGAATTTTAAGGGCTACATGCAAAAAGAAGTGCGCGAGGTATATCGTTGAGATCTTTGCGCATTTCTAAGCACTTGAAGCCATTTTTTTCAAAAAGACGGCAAACTTCTTTTTCTTGAGAGTAGCCTATTTCGACAGCGACAAAACCTTTTGTGTTCAAATAGTTTTTTGCCTTATGAGCGAGCTTTCGATAAAAATCAAGACCATCTTTACCACCACTTAAAGCGCGCAAAGGATCATAGAGTCGCACTTCTTTTGCAAGATTTTGGATTTCTTTTTCTGGAATGTAAGGTGGATTGGAAACGATAAGATCGAATTGACCTGTTACAGAATCAAACCAATCACTGAGTAGGGGGGTAAAACGATTTATAACATCAGTATTCTTCGCATTTTGTGTCGCTGTTTTGAGAGCATCTTCAGAAATATCGACAGCCACGGCAAAGGATTGGGGAATGTGTTTAAGAATTGCAACAGCAATAGCACCACTTCCTGTTCCCATATCAAGAAATGTTATTTTTTGGGATTTTTCACTATGTTTTGTAAGGTATGGTAAAACAAGATCTACGAGCGTTTCTGTATCAGGGCGTGGTTCTAAGGTCTCTTTGGAGAGTGTAAAAGATAGACCATAAAATTCTCGTTTTCCAATCATACGATAGACTGGTTCTCCAGAAAGGCGTCGTTGTACAGCATGTTCTAATTGTGTCATTTGCTCACAAGAAAGGCCCAAGTCTGGTTGGGAAATTCTTTCAAAGGCATTTGTACCTGTTATCCATTCAACAAGTATTTTTGCCTCAAGATTAGCCTCAGAAATTCCTTGATTATGCAATTTTTTTTGTATTTTTCGGATGGCATCATTAAGAGTGTACGCGTTCATCCATTGTTATCCATTTCCATAAGGAGTGCTGTCTGATGATCGGAGATAAGTGCATGAATAAGTTCATCAAGATCTCCTTCTAGAACGCGGTCAAGCTTATACAGAGTAAGATTAATACGATGATCTGTAATACGTCCTTGAGGAAAATTATAGGTACGAATACGTTCCGAGCGGTCACCAGAGCCAACTTGGTTTTTACGGGAAGCTGAACGTTCACTTTCTGCTTTTTGTCGTTCGATATCAAATAAGCGTGCACGTAAAATTTGCAGTGCACGTGCACGGTTTTGGTGTTGTGATTTTTCTGCTTGCACAACCATAATTCCTGTTGGAATATGCGTGATACGAACAGCTGAGTCCGTTGTATTAACGTGCTGTCCTCCTGCTCCAGATGCGCGCATTGTATCGATGCGAATGTCTTCAGGACGAATTTCGATATCAATTTCTTCAGCTTCTGGAAGCACGGCAACAGTAGCAGCAGATGTGTGAATACGTCCACTTGTTTCCGTTTCAGGGATGCGTTGCACACGATGAACACCTGATTCAAATTTCAGTTTAGAAAAAACACCTTTACCTGAAATGGTTGCAATAATCTCTTTATATCCACCAACTTCTCCTTCATTGAGGGAAACGACTTCAACTTTCCAATTATGCATATTGGCATAACGCTCATACATACGAAAAAGATCACCGGCAAACAGTGCTGCTTCTGACCCACCTGTTCCTGCTCGAATTTCAATAATAGCGCTTTTTTCATCAGCAACATCTTTGGGTAAAAGAAGAATCTGGAGCTCTTTTTCAAGTTGTTCCATCTTCTGACATAATAATGGTAACTCTTCTTGAGCAAGATTACGCATCTCTATATCTGTTCGTTTATCACTGATGAGGGTTTCCAGTTCTGTACTCTCTTTATAAAGAGCGTTTAAGGCACGTATGGAGGTAACGATTGGTTGCAATTCTGCATATTCAGAAGCGAGTTTTACATATGTTTCAGCATTGGGATTTTCAGCCATCTGGCTTTCAATTATTTCAAAGCGTTTTTCAAGCTGTCGCATACGATCTTGAGGCAAAGAAACCATGACAATATTAGCCTAATTTGTTAATAATACTAACGATTGATTATTTTATAGCATCCTATAAACAGGGGTAATAAAGCAGAAAAACTTCTCTGCCAATGAAAACTATAAATTATAAAGGTGAACTCGTATAAAGATTCATTTTCATGAAGCGTTCTTTAGCGATATATATAAGATCATTAATTTAAGAATTGCGTTTTTTCCCATAAAGTTCAAGACGATGGTAAATAATATCATAACCAAGGGATTTTGCGATTTTTTCTTGCATTTTTTCAATGATATCAGACTGAAATTCAATAACTTGTCCTGTATCTACATCGATGAGATGATCATGGTGTTGCTCATCTGCTTGCTCAAAACGAGAGGGACCACCACTAAAAGTATGGCGATGAATTGTTCCATTTCCTTCTAATGTTTTCATGGTTCGGTAAACAGTTGAGAGTGAAATACTAGAATCTATTTTATGGGCGCGCTGAAAAATTTCAAACGCGTTCGGATGATCATCTGTATCCGTTAAAATATCGAGAATAATACGCCTTTGACGGGTGACTCTTAAACCTGCGGTGCGCAATTCTTGCTCATAGTTTCGCTTTTTATTCATATTTTTCACTGTTTTTTAAACGAAGGATCCATGACAGTGTTTATATTTTTTCTCTGAACCGCAAGGGCAACGCTCATTCCGCCCAACTTTTCCCCAGGTGGTTATATCATTTGGATCACGGTCTTTCGGATTAACAATTTTATTTCCTTGTGTTCGTGTCCACAAGGTAGAAATATTTTCTTCTCCTTGATTATTGGGAACAGGTTGATCATTTGGAAAAGGGTTATCAGCATCTGTTTGCAAAGATGTGAGGGGATCTGTAGATTGCTGAATGATTTCAAAACGCATGATTTTAGAAGTAACAATTCTGCGCAAATTTCTAAGCATGGACTGAAAGAGTTCAAAAGACTCTGTTTTATATTCATTGAGTGGATCACGTTGTGCATAACCACGAAAACCAACAACAGAACGTAAATGGTCCAAACTTACCAAATGTTCACGCCATAAAGTGTCAATGGTTTCAAGTAATATGGCTTTATGAAAATAAGCCATAACTTCTGGAGAGTAGCGTTCAGTCCGTTCATTGTCACATTTTGTAACAGCATCTGATATGCGCTGTAAAATTTGCTCTTCAGCAATTCCATCTTCTTTTGCCCATTCTTCTACTGGAAGCTCAAGATTGAAGAGTTGATGAATTTCCTCTTGTAGCGCTTTCACATTCCATTTTTCAGAATATGTTCCCAATGGGATATAGGTTTCCACTAGGTCTTCAATCACTTCATTGCGCATTTCAAGAATCGTATCTGTTAGATCCTCTGCATTCATGACTTCCATACGCTGTTCAAAAATAACCTTTCGTTGATCATTCATGACATCGTCATATTTTAACAAATTTTTACGAATTTCAAAGTTTCGTGCTTCAACTTTTTTTTGTGCTTTTTCAAGAGCTTTATTAATCCATGGATGGGTAATGGCTTCATTTTCTTTCAATCCAAGTTTTTGCAACATGCCATCCATACGGTTAGAGCCGAAGATACGCATGAGGTCATCTTGAAGCGAGAGAAAGAATTTTGAGCGACCCGGATCACCTTGGCGACCAGAACGACCACGTAGCTGGTTATCAATACGACGGCTTTCATGGCGTTCCGTAGCAATAACATAAAGACCACCAGCAGCTAATGCTTTTTCTTTGAGGCACTTAACATCTTTTTTAATTTCTTTAATTTTAGCTGCTCGTTCTTCTCCATCAGGCATATCTTGTAATTCTTGTCGGATACGCATTTCAACATTCCCACCAAGTTGTATATCGGTTCCACGACCAGCCATGTTGGTTGCGATGGTTAAAGCTCCAGGAACTCCAGCTTGTGCAATGATATATGCTTCTTGCTCATGATAGCGGGCATTTAAGACTCTAAAGTCAGTAATACCTTCTTTTCGCAAACGTTCTGCCAATTGCTCTGATTTTTCAATAGATGTTGTTCCAACAAGAATAGGTTGTCCCTTTTCATGTGCTTGACGGATATCACGCACAATAGCACGGTATTTTTCTTCTGCTGTTCGGTAAATTTCATCGTCTTCATCAAGACGTTGTATTGGTAAATTCGTGGGGACTTCTACAACGTCGAGACCATAAATATTACTGAATTCTTCAGCTTCTGTAGTTGCGGTTCCAGTCATTCCAGATAATTTTCTATACATACGGAAGTAATTTTGAAAAGTGATGGAAGCAAGTGTCTGATTTTCTGGTTGGATGGCAACATGCTCTTTGGCTTCAAGAGCTTGATGGAGTCCTTCGGAATAACGCCGTCCTGGCATCATACGGCCTGTAAATTCGTCAATAATAACAATCTCATTATTGCGAACAATATAATCTTTGTCACGGACAAACAGTTTATGGGCTTTTAGGGCGTTATTGACATGATGGACGATAGCAACATTTTCTATATCATAGAGACTCTCACCTTTAAGGTATCCGGCTTGTTCAAGCATTTTTTCAATTTTTTCAGTACCAATTTCAGTAAAGGTTGTTGTCTTTTGTTTTTCGTCTATTTCATAGTCTTCTGGAATTAAAGCAGGGATAAATGTATCAATAAGATTATAGAAGTCTGTACGATCTTCTAAAGGACCAGAAATGATAAGGGGAGTACGCGCTTCATCAATGAGGATCGAATCAACTTCATCAAC is part of the Bartonella machadoae genome and harbors:
- the nrdH gene encoding glutaredoxin-like protein NrdH gives rise to the protein MPVTIYSKPSCVQCDATRRAFDAKGIHYRVVDISRDEQAYTFVQSLGYRQVPVVVCGENHWSGFRPDMISGLCV
- the nrdI gene encoding class Ib ribonucleoside-diphosphate reductase assembly flavoprotein NrdI, with translation MGLIVYYSSATGNTEHFVSQLDQRLFKIDKKNPSVLVNEPYILVVPTYADGEGRGAVPKAVIRFLNEIENRKWIRGVIGGGNRNFGRYYNLASKIISEKCFVPCLYRFELRGTDEDVICVKKGLEKFWKQLV
- the nrdE gene encoding class 1b ribonucleoside-diphosphate reductase subunit alpha; the protein is METIGIEQSQKSGQIMDYHALNAMLNLYDENGHIQFDMDRLAARQYFLQHVNQNTVFFHNLKEKIDYLIEEGYYEKALFELYDFSFIKKLFKRAYAFKFRFPTFLGAFKYYTSYTLKTFDGKRYLERYEDRVCLVALYLAQGNKTLAEILVDEIITGRFQPATPTFLNAGKKQRGELVSCFLLRVEDNMESIGRSVNSALQLSKRGGGVALCLTNLREAGAPIKQIENQSSGVLPVMKLLEDSFSYANQLGARQGAGAVYLHAHHLDIMKFLDTKRENADEKVRIKTLSLGVVIPDITFELARNNEDMYLFSPYDIERVTGKPFSDISLTEHYRSFVDTAKIRKKKISARVFFQTLAEIQFESGYPYILFEDTANRANPIAGRISMSNLCSEILQVSEASELETDLTYRTIGSDISCNLGSMNIAKAMESRDFGQTVEAAVRALTAVSDMSNIACVPSIAKGNAESHAIGLGQMNLHGFLAREQIYYGSPEAIDFTNIYFYIVTYHAIRTSNLIARERQKVFVGFEKSAYADGRFFAKYLEKEWKPQFALVQELFARNNIAIPNQKDWQELKDLVVEYGLYNRNLQAVPPTGSISYINHATSSIHPIASKIEIRKEGKIGRVYYPAPYMDNTNLHFYQDAYEIGPEKIIDTYAAATQHVDQGLSLTLFFPDTATTRDINRAQIYAWKKGIKSIYYVRLRQVALSGTEVDGCVSCSL
- the nrdF gene encoding class 1b ribonucleoside-diphosphate reductase subunit beta, which encodes MTKITTKNPVVSAVNWNRLHDEKDLEVWNRLTGNFWLPEKVPLSNDIPSWASLTEEERQLTIRVFTGLTLLDTIQNTVGAISLLADAITEHEEAVLTNIAFMEAVHARSYSSIFSTLCSTVEVDDAFRWSEENVHLQKKARLVLERYEANDPLKKKIASTFLESFLFYSGFYLPMYWASRAKLTNTADLIRLIIRDEAVHGYYIGYKFQLGFAKLDEAARQEMKDFAFNLLFDLYNIECKYTEDLYDALGLTEDVKVFLHYNANKALMNLGFEALFPPEVCRVNPAILAALSPNSDENHDFFSGAGSSYVIGKAVATTDDDWEF
- the prmC gene encoding peptide chain release factor N(5)-glutamine methyltransferase gives rise to the protein MNAYTLNDAIRKIQKKLHNQGISEANLEAKILVEWITGTNAFERISQPDLGLSCEQMTQLEHAVQRRLSGEPVYRMIGKREFYGLSFTLSKETLEPRPDTETLVDLVLPYLTKHSEKSQKITFLDMGTGSGAIAVAILKHIPQSFAVAVDISEDALKTATQNAKNTDVINRFTPLLSDWFDSVTGQFDLIVSNPPYIPEKEIQNLAKEVRLYDPLRALSGGKDGLDFYRKLAHKAKNYLNTKGFVAVEIGYSQEKEVCRLFEKNGFKCLEMRKDLNDIPRALLFACSP
- the prfA gene encoding peptide chain release factor 1, whose translation is MVSLPQDRMRQLEKRFEIIESQMAENPNAETYVKLASEYAELQPIVTSIRALNALYKESTELETLISDKRTDIEMRNLAQEELPLLCQKMEQLEKELQILLLPKDVADEKSAIIEIRAGTGGSEAALFAGDLFRMYERYANMHNWKVEVVSLNEGEVGGYKEIIATISGKGVFSKLKFESGVHRVQRIPETETSGRIHTSAATVAVLPEAEEIDIEIRPEDIRIDTMRASGAGGQHVNTTDSAVRITHIPTGIMVVQAEKSQHQNRARALQILRARLFDIERQKAESERSASRKNQVGSGDRSERIRTYNFPQGRITDHRINLTLYKLDRVLEGDLDELIHALISDHQTALLMEMDNNG
- the secA gene encoding preprotein translocase subunit SecA, with product MVGLGVLARKLFGSAHERRLKVLRQKVIQINALEEQFVKLSDAQLCQKTEEFRKRLREGETVDLLLPEAFATVREAAKRVYDMRPFDVQLIGGMVLHNCGIAEMRTGEGKTLMATLPIYLNALEGKGVHVVTVNDYLANRDAETMGKIFGFLGLTTGVILHDLDNDARREAYACDITYATNNELGFDYLRDNMAFDRSQMVQRGHHYAIVDEVDSILIDEARTPLIISGPLEDRTDFYNLIDTFIPALIPEDYEIDEKQKTTTFTEIGTEKIEKMLEQAGYLKGESLYDIENVAIVHHVNNALKAHKLFVRDKDYIVRNNEIVIIDEFTGRMMPGRRYSEGLHQALEAKEHVAIQPENQTLASITFQNYFRMYRKLSGMTGTATTEAEEFSNIYGLDVVEVPTNLPIQRLDEDDEIYRTAEEKYRAIVRDIRQAHEKGQPILVGTTSIEKSEQLAERLRKEGITDFRVLNARYHEQEAYIIAQAGVPGALTIATNMAGRGTDIQLGGNVEMRIRQELQDMPDGEERAAKIKEIKKDVKCLKEKALAAGGLYVIATERHESRRIDNQLRGRSGRQGDPGRSKFFLSLQDDLMRIFGSNRMDGMLQKLGLKENEAITHPWINKALEKAQKKVEARNFEIRKNLLKYDDVMNDQRKVIFEQRMEVMNAEDLTDTILEMRNEVIEDLVETYIPLGTYSEKWNVKALQEEIHQLFNLELPVEEWAKEDGIAEEQILQRISDAVTKCDNERTERYSPEVMAYFHKAILLETIDTLWREHLVSLDHLRSVVGFRGYAQRDPLNEYKTESFELFQSMLRNLRRIVTSKIMRFEIIQQSTDPLTSLQTDADNPFPNDQPVPNNQGEENISTLWTRTQGNKIVNPKDRDPNDITTWGKVGRNERCPCGSEKKYKHCHGSFV